Proteins encoded together in one Lathyrus oleraceus cultivar Zhongwan6 chromosome 5, CAAS_Psat_ZW6_1.0, whole genome shotgun sequence window:
- the LOC127081130 gene encoding uncharacterized protein LOC127081130, which yields MGQITQKLASISQAQGALPSATVTNPREHNNVSAVTTRNGKSDEVVEEVDEEGYQLIEVDLEIKENEVVREKVVAPKPVVKETVMEPKPVVKLPFPTRNKKKGQHEKNFEKCLELFKKLEINIPLLEALEQMPTYAKFMKDIISKRRYEDPIKKKDRGAVTIPCIIGDMSFNKDLIDLGASVSLMPLSIYKKIGIEDVQDTRMTLQFTDHSVKKPYRIVEDVLVKIDKFVFLVDFVILEMPEDEEMPLILGRPFLETRQCLINIEEGTMTLEVTTYDNPLHTPQSPLERVLSLSISYSDKEVDNGESEVLALLDAQTPWKGSRPRRWEDLRLPQSNEDNEEPKKETELKQLPKNLKYVFLEPEGKCLVIINSSLQNIQEEKLIQVLKKYKNSIGWEIGDLKGISPTVCMHKIIMEDGHKSVVQPQRRLNPAMKEVVRKEVVKLLDAGLIYPISDSPWVSPVHVVPKKGGTTVIKNEKNELIPTRTITG from the exons atgggtcaAATCACTCAGAAACTAGCTTCGATTTCTCAAGCACAAGGTGCTCTACCTAGTGCAACCGTGACAAATcctagagagcataataatgtgagcGCGGTGACAACACGAAATGGTAAATCTGATGAAGTTGTCGAGGAAGTGGATGAAGAGGGATACCAATTGATCGAAGTGGACCttgagatcaaagaaaatgaagttgttaGGGAAAAAGTGGTAGCACCGAAACCTGTTGTAAAAGAAACAGTCATGGAGCCCAAGCCGGTTGTTAAGCTTCCCTTCCCCACTAGAAACAAGAAAAAAGGacaacatgagaaaaactttgaaaaatgcttagagttgttcaagaagctGGAAATTAACATTCCTTTGTTAGaggcacttgaacaaatgcctacttatgccaagttcatgaaggatatcATTTCGAAGAGGC ggtatgaagatccGATAAAGAAGAAGGATCGAGGAGCTGTCACTATCCCATGTATTATTGGAGATATGTCGTTCAACAAAGATCTTATTGATCtgggagctagtgtgagtctcaTGCCATTATCCATTTACAAGAAGATTGGTATAGAGGATGTGCAAGATACCAGGATGACACTCCAATTCACCGATCATTCGGTTAAGAAACCGTATCGCATTGTCGAAGATGTTCTGGTGAAAATTGATAAGTTTGTATTTCTGGTGGATTTTGTAATTCTTGAAATGCCGGAGGATGAAGAGATGCCTCTCATTTTGGGGAGGCCCTTTTTGGAGACGAGACAGTGCTTGATAAACATAGAAGAAGGAACAATGACGCTGGAG GTGACGACATATGATAACCCTTTGCATACACCTCAGTCacctttggaaagagtgttgagtTTGTCCATTTCTTATTCGGATAAAGAGGTGGACAACGGGGAATCTGAAGTGCTAGCCTTGTTGGACGCACAAACCCCGTGGAAAGGATCTCGACCACGCCGGTGGGAGGATTTACGCCTACCTCAATCTAATGAGGATAATGAAGAACCAAAGAAGGAAACAGAGTTGAAACAACTTCCTAAAaatctcaaatatgtctttctcgAACCTGAAGGAAAATGTCTTGTTATCATAAACTCGAGCCTTCAGAATATCCAAGAAGAAAAGCTCATCCAAGTCTTGAAAAAGTACAAAAATTCTATCGGATGGGAAATTGGAGATTTGAAGGGTATTAGCCCTACTGTGTGCATGCATAAAATTATCATGGAAGACGGCCACAAATCGGTAGTCCAACCGCAGAGAAGACTCAATCCTGCAATGAAGGAAGTAGTTCGAAAAGAGGTGGTGAAATTGTTAGACGCAGGTCTTATATATCCTATTTCTGACAGCCCGTGGGTGAGCCCGGTTCATGTTGTCCCTAAGAAAGGGGGGACCACCGtaataaagaatgaaaaaaatgagttAATTCCTACTCGGACAATAACCGGATGA